In one window of Sulfolobales archaeon DNA:
- the ribC gene encoding riboflavin synthase: MIKIGVVDTTFARVNMAEIAIKTIKDHIPNARIIRYTVPGIKDIPIAAKKLIEEEGCEGVITLGWVGKSETDKLSYLASSIGIIMAQLMTNKHIIDVTVHEDEADDEKKLYEIALDRARKHAENLVMLLMRGGEALRGRAGMGVRQGAPDAGPIKI; the protein is encoded by the coding sequence ATGATAAAGATAGGAGTTGTAGACACAACATTTGCTAGAGTTAATATGGCTGAGATTGCTATCAAAACTATTAAGGATCATATTCCTAATGCTAGAATTATAAGATACACAGTGCCAGGTATAAAAGATATACCAATCGCAGCGAAGAAACTCATCGAAGAAGAAGGGTGTGAAGGCGTTATAACATTAGGTTGGGTTGGTAAGAGTGAGACTGATAAACTTAGCTATCTGGCTTCCAGTATCGGTATTATAATGGCACAGCTTATGACTAATAAGCATATCATCGATGTCACAGTACATGAAGATGAAGCTGATGATGAGAAGAAGCTATATGAAATAGCTCTAGATAGAGCTAGAAAACATGCGGAAAATCTTGTCATGCTGTTAATGAGAGGGGGAGAAGCTCTAAGAGGAAGAGCTGGAATGGGTGTGAGACAGGGAGCTCCAGATGCTGGTCCTATAAAGATCTAG
- a CDS encoding TatD family hydrolase, whose product MVEILYDAHCHLHEYSDREIEDLLRENDIIITAVSDDLESSIRTLKIWEKFSDRITPCIGIHPWNSERYEERDLERILEVMRRLKIKCIGEVGLDLVFTPHSFNKQLQLFTQILESIRGSDVTLNIHSPGAWGRVLNLLQRYDVKKALFHWYTGPLDLLKEIRSSGYMISINPALRIQGKHMEVAKRVDLEGFLVESDGPYNYKGMQLSPRMILSTVKLLAEIRGLNYEDITRILETNYRRLFS is encoded by the coding sequence GTGGTAGAGATCTTATATGATGCTCATTGTCATCTTCATGAGTATTCTGATAGAGAGATAGAGGATCTTCTTAGAGAGAATGATATTATTATAACAGCTGTATCAGATGATCTGGAGAGTTCTATAAGAACGCTGAAGATCTGGGAGAAATTTAGCGATAGAATCACGCCTTGCATAGGTATACATCCGTGGAATTCTGAGAGATATGAAGAGAGAGATCTTGAGAGAATTCTAGAAGTTATGAGAAGACTTAAGATAAAATGTATCGGAGAGGTAGGGCTTGACCTAGTTTTCACTCCTCATTCTTTCAACAAACAGCTTCAGCTATTCACACAGATCTTAGAGAGTATTAGAGGAAGTGATGTTACTCTTAATATACACTCACCAGGTGCTTGGGGCAGGGTTCTCAATCTACTCCAGAGATATGATGTGAAGAAAGCATTATTTCACTGGTATACAGGACCTCTAGATCTTCTCAAAGAAATCAGATCTAGCGGATATATGATCTCTATAAATCCAGCATTAAGAATTCAGGGAAAACACATGGAAGTAGCTAAGAGAGTAGATCTAGAAGGTTTTCTAGTTGAAAGTGACGGCCCCTACAACTATAAGGGTATGCAACTCTCTCCTAGAATGATCTTAAGCACGGTAAAGTTGCTAGCTGAGATCCGAGGATTAAATTATGAGGATATCACTAGGATTCTTGAGACTAACTACCGCAGGTTATTCTCCTGA